The Bombus huntii isolate Logan2020A chromosome 6, iyBomHunt1.1, whole genome shotgun sequence genome window below encodes:
- the LOC126867159 gene encoding pancreatic lipase-related protein 2-like: MVNASLALFYPTLLSTLREANYTILPTKEGNPSLVKLDDNPLLSETELTLFGANVETISFTLYTQQNSRNGDVLKLNDINSVRKSHWNANRQTIVVTHGWNSNGQSESCTLVRDAFLKVRDCNVIVVDWSKIADHTDYIAVAKNVPRVASRVASFVNFLRTSAGLRTSNLKIIGHSLGAHVAGLSAREVGKLSRVAEVIALDPAKPLFEHKGAGERVDKSDAQNVQVIHTCAGYLGLDISVGTSDFFANDGRHQPGCGDDLLGSCAHGRSYQYFSQSITNPKAFRGVGDNGAAAFMGGANLDLHARGTYHFETSS, from the exons ATGGTAAATGCATCATTAGCACTAT TTTACCCTACGTTGCTTTCGACGTTGAGGGAAGCCAATTATACGATTCTACCGACCAAAGAAGGAAATCCGTCTCTGGTTAAACTCGATGATAACCCCTTACTAAGTGAAACAGAGTTGACTCTTTTCGGTGCCAATGTGGAAACGATCAGTTTCACGCTTTACACGCA ACAAAACAGTAGAAATGGCGACGTCCTAAAATTAAACGACATAAACTCGGTTCGAAAGAGTCATTGGAACGCAAACAGACAAACCATCGTGGTCACTCACGGTTGGAATAGCAACGGTCAATCTGAATCATGTACGCTCGTACGCGATG CTTTCCTTAAGGTCCGCGACTGCAACGTCATTGTCGTCGATTGGAGCAAGATAGCGGATCACACGGATTATATCGCTGTTGCAAAGAACGTACCACGCGTAGCTAGCCGCGTAGCTAGTTTCGTGAATTTCTTGCGAACTAGCGCTGGTTTACGCACGTCCAACTTGAAGATTATTGGACACTCTCTCGGTGCTCATGTCGCCGGCTTGAGCGCGCGAGAGGTAGGAAAATTGAGCCGAGTGGCGGAAGTTATCG CGCTCGACCCCGCCAAGCCATTGTTTGAACACAAAGGAGCCGGTGAAAGAGTTGATAAATCGGACGCGCAAAATGTTCAAGTTATTCACACATGTGCCGGATATTTGGGTCTGGATATCTCTGTTGGTACTTCCGATTTCTTTGCCAATGATGGAAGACATCAACCAGGATGCGGCGATGATTTGTTAG GATCTTGCGCACATGGACGCAGTTACCAATACTTCAGTCAATCTATTACGAATCCAAAAGCTTTCCGCGGTGTAGGTGACAACGGTGCAGCAGCATTCATGGGTGGCGCTAACCTCGATCTGCA CGCTAGGGGAACTTACCACTTCGAAACTAGCAGTTAA